TATGTTTCATCAGGTGAGGTTGCTCCCTGAGGACAAGCCATTGCTCCGCTTCTTGTGGCGAAACCTGAAGACAGAGAAACCACCCAGCATGTATGTATGGCAAGTCCTTCCATTTGGCACAACCTGCAGCCCCTGTTGTGCCACATTTGCACTGCAGAAGCACGTGTTCGACCACAGCCAGCCAGGCGAGGATGTCCGCGTATCCATAGAGCGGTCATTCTATGTAGACAACTGCCTGCAGAGCTTCTGCTCTGTTGAAGAAGCCCAACACCTGGTTGACAAGCTCAAGGCATTGCTAGCGATGGGTGGATTTGTGCTGCGCCAGTGGGCCAGCAACATGCCTGCGGTCATCAGTCACCTCCCAAAGGAAGCCAGATCGGAGAGCAATGAGCTGTGGCTCACGGAGTCCGACACCGACCCTCAAGAACTGGCCCTGGGGCTTCGCTGGCTCTGTAGCTCGGACACCATGGGGTACAAGTATCGGATACCGGATCACCCCACACCTACTCTGCGGAACATCTATAGAGTCCTCGCCCGTCTGTATGACCCTCTGGGCTTTATTGTCCCTTTCACGACACGGGCCAAAGTCTTAGTACAGCGGTTGtgggacaaacacagagactggGATGACCCCTCCCTACCTGATGATGTGCTGCAACCCTGGTTGGCATGGGAGGAGGAATTGCAGGATCTCTCCCACATTTCACTGCCCCGCTGTTACGTCAGCCCAGGAATGGACAGCCCCCGCTGTCATCGAGACCTGCACATCTTCGCAGATGCTTCAGAGAAAGCCTATGGCTCAGTAGCTTATTTGCGAGCAGAGAGCCTAGATGGCTATGTGGAAGTGGCTTTCCTGTCAGCGAGGTCTAGAGTTGCGCCAAAGAAACAGCTGTCAATGCCGAGACTTGAACTGTGTGCCGCACTAACTGCTGCTCAGTTAGCCTCACTGCtgcagagagagctgactgGGCCCATCCGCAACATCATTCTATGGACTGACTCCACTACAGTCCTCACATGGCTCAAGTCTGACTCCTGTCGATACAAGGTATTTATCGGCACCCGAGTTGCCGAAATCCAGGAGCTTACTGATGCCCAGGCCTGGAGGTATGTGGACTCAGCCAACAACCCAGCTGACGACATCACTCGGGGGAAGACGCTGCTAGAGCTGGCCAGTGACAGCAGGTGGAGGCATGGGCCAGCCTTCCTGCAACAGGTAACAAACCTTTGGCCGGCACAGCCTGCGGCTGTAGTAGGAGAGGCCGAGGATGTGGCGGAGCTGCGAAGGCCAACTGTCTGCTGCCTCACTACATCAGTAACAACCTCACTGGGGCCTGATACTGATCAGTGCTCCTCCTTTGGGGAATTGACTGAGGCTGTAGCTCGAGCCCTGCATGGGGCAGTTGCAGACCAGGCATGTCTGTCTGCCGAAGACTACAGGGAAGCTGAGAGAGAGGTGCTTAGAAGGGCCCAGCAGGACAGTTTCCCTGAGGAACTGGACCTACTGAGGGCTGGCAAGCCAGTGCCAGCCACCAGTAGGCTCCGCTGTCTTGCCCCAGAGTATGATGAGACAGTGCAGCTGATTCGTGTTGGAGGGCGTCTTCGCCGCAGTGACCAGCTGGACCTAGATGCCATCCACCCAGTGGTCCTAGACCCCCGGCACAGAGTGTCTCAGCTCCTCATCCATGATACTGACAGGAGCCTGCACCATCCTGGAGCAGAACGGTTGTTTGCAGAGCTACGTCGCAAATATTGGATTCTGCAGGGTCGCGAAGCAGTCAAGCGGCATCAGCGTTCCTGCCCTGACTGTCAGAGGTGGAGAGCTAATCCATCTGTGCCAAGAATGGCCGACCTGCCACCGGCGAGACTGCGGCTAATGAAACCCCCCTTCTTCTCCACAGGTGTGGACTGTTTTGGGCCCTTGACAGTGCAGGTGGGCCGTCGTCATGAGAAAAGATGGGGCATTCTGTTTAAGTGCCTAACAACACGAGCCGTGCACTTAGATGTCCTGTCTGGACTCGACACCGACTCCTTCCTTATGGCTCTTCGCAGATTCATTGCCCGAAGAGGAAAACCGGCTGAGCTCTTGTCGGACCAGGGGACAAATTTTCGCGGAGGGGAACGAGAGCTGAAAGATGCTTTCAAGGCAATGCACCCCACCCTCCAGGATCATCTGGCCAAATACCAGATCCAGTTCCAGTTCAACCCACCAAATGCACCACACTTCGGGGGCATATGGGAAAGAGAAGTAAGGTCGGTGAAGGCTGCCTTGTACGCCACCATCCGGCCTCAGCCTATCCCAGAGGAAGTCCTCCGGACAGTGCTAATTGAGATTGAGGGGATTTTAAACTCCAAACCTCTCGGCTATGTCTCCACAGATGTGGCTGATGTGGATCCTGTGACCCCCAATCTCCTCCTCATGGGGCGGCCGGACCCATCACTGCCACAGGCAGTCTACACTGACACAGAAATGCTtagccgccgccgctggagacACACCCAGGTGTTGGCAGACCAGTTCTGGACCCATTTCATCCGCCACTACCTTTCTACTCTTCAGCCACGCTCCAAGTGGCACAAAGATACCTCCCAACTGAAACTAGGAACCATCGTGATGGTAGTGGATCCCCAGCTCCCTCGGGCCCTGTGGCCACTTGGCCGGGTCACAGAGGTCATCCCAGGGACAGATGGAAGAGTCAGGACAGCTGTGGTCCAGGTCAAGGACAAGACCTATACGAGGCCTGTGGCGCGCCTCATCGCCCTCCCAGACATCCCAGACATGGACCCGATCAGCCCTTTGTCAAGTGACAAATTTGATAGTACAAATTTGGGGCGGCTGTAACAAAGGGCTGATCCTAGATCAGCCTTCAATTGCACCGGAACCCAGCTGATGAGGGAGCGCTGCGCTGCGCAGCATTGTGTGAGCTGTAGCATTGtcgggaggagaagaagagtggCTGGAGAGTGCTAGTATTGTGATCGCTATTGTTTGGACCTGTGTGATTGTAGGTAGTTTCTGGCTTGACATTAATCCCTGTGTGCGTTCAATAACAAGTGAGTATTCGTCCAAGTACTCTGTGTAGCTGTAGTAAGTGTTCGCATTTGTAATTAGTTAATAATCGCCTTATCGCGGCTGCATTTTTTACCGCGAGTGCAACGTAGTTTGTGTAATGGCGGACCTAGCTGTCCAGATAGCGATCACAAGTCATGtgaatatttgtatatttgtcagtactattattattattcctgtgtctttgtttgttGCAATGTATAGAGATGGCCTTGTTCCAGCTGTTCTAATTACATGTATGGAGGCTAAAGCTGTTAATTCATTTAAGCTACACCATGCTAACCATGACTAGGCTGAATTATGTTACAAGCTAAGCTGCATGTGTGAGCTTATGTATTGTGGTGATGAGAACTTATCAGTCCATGGCTAgttatgtttatatttctgtttctttcagaaccacacacatacccacacactCATAGCAAATATCCTGTTGTATCATTCCATCAATCCCACAATAAATCTTCAGTGACAAAGCTCTGGACTGTGCATTCTAATCGATGCCCCTCAGTGGCCACCTCTACAGCTGAACTCAGTCAGTTAGCGAATGTCCCACAGAACATTTATCAAAACAGTTAAAGTGGTCATTAGGTTACAATGTATTACCAATCATGCAATTATAAGCCAGAGTCTTTCAAGGTTAATAGATATTAACCCAGTCAAGTTAGGGTTTGTcataaaatacatataaatttGCAAACTTATTGAGTTATATTCTCACAAATGTAGCTACATTTGCTACACAAATGTAGGCTACATTTTCTATTTGGTGATGCATAACAGATTTGAACTTCATTTATTCACCAGCACAGCTGTTATGAAAGATAAGAAGGAAAATGTGACCTGCATTATCCACAAGCTGGTTTTCGTTGAGGAGGTGCAGATATCTAAGGAgggaaaacatttaaatgtagaGCTTGATATTAagcacactgaaaacacagctgACAATGCATTTGtatgacattttaaaactattAGGGTACAGATTTATAGTATTCTGTTAAACTGGCATTCACACATTCAGGGACAAATTAGACTACTTGATGTTAAAAGTGCCCAGTTAGAGAAGAAGGTGGAAAGAAGGCTGGGTAAGAGGTTAAAAAGTACACTTTAAACTTCTATGCTGTCTACACAGACAGTAAGGTACCTCTCATTGATGCAGCTGTAGTGTTCCCTCTGCagataaacaaaagaaatagtCACTGACGAGCCTGGTAACTCTTGTGAACAACAAGTTAATAGAGGACAATTGGCAAATAAAAGTCCTGGAAAATGTGTTCAGTGCTACAGTAGAAGTACTTATAAAGATTTGATATGAGAATTAGCCGCTTACAGTCATACTGGTCTACACTAGTGACTACTAGGTAACATCGGGacgtttgttttctttcagtatGCCTGATTTAATAACTTTTCAATGTAATTTTTGGTCTCAGACTATGTACAGACTAGGTGGGGGTCCCTGAGAACTTAAGCATAACACTATGGACTTTGGATAGAAATAATATTACTAACAGGTGTTgttccaaaaagtgattgtctgcctaaaagtgattgccagaaaatgattgcccatatttaaactgttgtaaatgacttgctgacctataatctgtgaaaaatatgtcaaacatttctctcgtgaatgatatcaagtcattttgagtaagaaacaacatttctgtcacaaggtagaagctgcaatcagtttttggcagcgacttttatatattctttatttatcagggtaaaaactgcgattggccagatttttaaagatatatgtggccaagagggcagcacaaatcagaacaaatatgacattacactctataaagatattttaagtgaccaaagagaactggatttattataatgtacatgcaataatgcagagtcataaatatacttgaataacaggtcatttcttaattttatatctaagcccttcataaatcctattgactacactctattcaccaatatgagcaaatacattacacataaaagcacatagaaacatcaaaaatcactttctggcagacgatcactttttggcacaacaccgggaTGTGTGGCTAGGTTTGATGATATTTCCAGCACAGGAAACATGCACTGACTCTTGCTACCTCTTGCTAAGTTTTTACTCATAAGTTAGCAAGAGTTAGCATGCACTGACTCTTGCTAACTTATGAGTAAAAACTTAGCTAACTTACTTTAATGTCTGTAAACGAAGCACCGATTTCTGTGGTCCCGTATGTTACCatggccggtggcccagtgtttatGTTCATGTATAGTTCTGTTAttatggtgtctgtctccccatACTGATGTGCTGTCCTTAGGTGTTTAGTCTGGGTGTcaagttatttcctgttttattttggtaggttcctggtctgtgtgctttgggtttagtttgtcTTGtacttccctcccagctgttttccatttgttcattaccttctgtgtatttaagtcttgtgtttcccatgctccttgtcgcgtcgttgatgttattgtgcctgcgtgtgacgttattgtgcctgcgtgtgacgttattgtgcctgcgtgttcctgtgttccccgtgtcttcccttcgtctcccttacataaataaatacctttaagttatgcctttctctggagtccctcgtgtttgcccttcctcgcctgtttcctccccggccatgacataaTGTTGCTGGAACTGTTGTCATTGAACAATTAAGAGTGCATTGCCAACCGCTTCCGCTCACTCGCTGGACTTCCAGCTCTTACTCTGAAATTAGACTGagctataaaaattaaaaaaaaaaccgcaAAGGAAGAGGCGGGCACAACTACGATAACTTTCACAGAGAGGGGATCATGGAGGGGATCATTTGTGTGATGGACTGGCTACTACCggaatatttaaatattcaaattgaATCTTAATTTCATATCGTAGCCTATTGGGAATCTCCCAGCATGCTCTTGGACAGTGTTTGGAGACGAGCCTTTACTAGAGAGCTGTAGAGCTTTAGCCACGAAATCGTAAATTAAACATTATTGTATGTCAAATTACATGGAAAGGAGTAAATGAAACATGCATGTATATTCCTAAAATGATATTTTCTATATTAGTAGAAATGGTATTTGATTTTACACTAACTATACTGCAAACCCTTGACTAATTTTGATCCATTGTTGCAAAgcttgtttgttgtgtttggtaCGCATACAATACGTTTATTAATGGATGGCAAACTGATCAAAGGAAAACAGCTATAATTTAGGGGGCTTatgagttttcttttatttaaaaaaaaaaagaaaaggataaCAGCAGGGTAATAATTCAAACAGTCATAATTTTTAAaccaaactgaaataaaacccTTCAGTCACATGAATCTCGGTGATACTAATAATTATAtttccatgatggatgtcattttttttttataagctgagtgaaattttaaatattttaaaaaatatatatatacatttttcttaGCCTGTCTGGCTGTGATGTGGTTAAACGTGCTGTGACATTTTAACCAGTAGATGGCGCCTTTTACTTAGCACTTCTGCCTATAGAAAGACTGCAACAGTTATGAATGACTGGCAAATGCAGTGTCTTAATGGTGTAGTATTTCGTCACTATGTGTTCATAtgtgtttcttttgtcctcATTGTAATATTTTCTGGAAAATCTAACATTGTAAAGGCACAACAGTCTAGCTCCTTTTCCTAGGTGGATTTCTGCTCAAGCATTGATGACGTTCTGCATGCACTGCATCACGGTTAATGAAATCCAACAGTTCTGTATGTGCTGTGCACATCTGTCACCGATAAATTGCTGTCTGTTTCTGCATCTAGCAGTAATTTTGATGTATCTACTCCTGGTAGTTTTTATTAGAAAGCATCTGGCTCCTTCCCTCAAAAATGGAAGGAAAGTAGAGCACAGCTGTTGGCACATTAGCCTATCATATGATCTATGGTTGTCTTGTCTAAaggataaataaacacaaaattaaagtaaagGGATAAGTGCTCCAAACACTGCCTATTCAGGACAAATTGGCACTCGAATGCTATAAAAGTTTCAGCTATCAGTAAGCCCTTCCAGATAATTTGTCTCAATCATTACAGGCTGAAACAAATTTACGCAGTTTTCAACCTTCTGTCTCATCCTGTTTCATTAAGTCTCTTGCACTTTGTACAGTGTAATTTGTAGCTCTGTTTTTGTCGCAGGCCAAAATTATTGTGCACGTTAACCTCACCATCTTAATTCAAGTCTCTCCATTTTGCTTCCTTGGCAGAATGATGATTTTGCTGAGTCACTGCAGCTGTAAACATAACCAGCCATCATCTGGGACAAACACATTCAGGCTTCAGTTCCAGCATACAGTGATATGGCATTACCTGTTATGTTTTAGACATTTTCTGTTCTGGCCTTCATCCATTAGTTTTCTACACGTAAGACTCACGCCCTGAACAATATTGTGTAGtctatgtttattttatattttaaatggtTCACGTTTCTCTGAAAGGGACAGCGTGTAAAGAGTGTGTGGAAGTGGACCTCCATTTTTCTTATACAGCTGCCCAGCTCTCTTTGCTCTGTCATAATATATATCCATATTCATTAGCCAGAGATTCACTGCTCTGCGGACCAAACACTGCAGGCTACTTTTCTGCAACCAATCCAAttggtttgtttgttaattTGTTTGTATATCTCAAATGAGctaaaaagtagaaaaactaGAGCATATTTTCTGAATGCTCATGGGAATATGTAACTGTAGGCATTTTGAATCTGTGGGTGCAGGTATTTGGGTTAGAGTTGTTCTTATCTGCTGTTCCTAACAATTAGCTGTTAGTAAGGAGTCTGAGATACTGTATTGAGTCATCAAATCAGTAGCTATAGTCATCTGTGAAATGCTGTCTGTGGAATATAAAAGGACACACCCTTGACACCATCCAGGGCACCCTGCTGTTTCAACCCTCCTGTGCTTGCTAAGTATATAAGACTGTTGCTATAGAGACTATTCCCCAAATAGCTGTAACCATGGAAACTGTCTTCTGGAGAGAAGGAAGTAAAGAAAGGGATGTTGCATCTTTGCAAGCATTTTTAAACATGAACTCTTGAACCTTTCATCACAGTCTCCCCTCTTTGGATGAAAACTGGAGAGACAAAGACTTTATTAACTTTGTATATTTCAAGGGCAGTTTTAGGATTTAGGAGTCATTTCATTTACTTGGGATAGAAAAgtcctgtattttatttaaattcacaCACCAGATAACAGCAAAATaggaaatcagatttttttttttttttagcagtttgaAGTAGGAAACTATTGAGCTTCCTGTCTGACTGATTCAAGTATTGATTATCAATGCTCCATTTTATCTAGGTCAGAATGACTAATATATCactaatgtatgtgtgtttcaaCAAACTTACACATTGGGACACAATAAATCTTAGCCACTCTGTTAAACTGTGGCACATTATGGTCTATGGAACCATTTGGACCATCTGTGACCATGCTTTCAATGAGGAGAAATTAGGCATCCAAACTAAGTGCATCAATCTGCTTGTCTTTCATCTCTGCAGGGAACAAGTCTTTGTAACTGACTGAATGTCAgtccagagaaagaagagggatGTAAGCATGTGTGACAGAGAAGAGCTGCCTGCAGATATTTTGTCAGCCCTGCCCTCTGTAAGGACATGCACTCCATCTTGCTGATCCATACTTTCATCCTCTTCTGGAGTTTAGCACTGACCCATTTAGGATCAAGATAAAAACATCTACTACAGTTCTGAGTTCTAATTAAAGTCTTTCATTACAAAAGGTTCCTTTAAAGAGGTATCATTAACTACACAGGATAGCACACATGAATTGGGTACTGAAAAGCAGCTTTCTTCATAAAAACCTGAACAGAATTCAGTCATAGTTTACCTTCAAATGGGGACtggtgaaaagcacagggctgtctctctctctctctctctctctctctcactcactcactcacacacacacacacacacacacacacacagaaatacccTCAAGACAAAGCATTCAAGTGCATTTTTATGAAAGCAAATTTTATTAGTGATttataaaccaaacacattaCCACTGTATccatttatgtaaaataaaaagtcaaagaaaataaatgaaattcacTACTTCACTGTCACAGTTGAGAGGGTGTACAAAAAAGGGTTTTACAACAGATCTCGGCTGATCCATTCAGGACAGCACATAGCCACCATAGTTCACCACCATACATTGGGAAAGAATGACAGCATGAACGCTCACTAAACACAAGCATACACTACATATATCCTCTTAGTTTTtacactggattttttttctttttttttttaagagtgaaAGGTGAAAGCTCATCATAGGATCATACATATTTCAGTTACAATAATACAGTGATAGTTAGATCATCATGTCAAAGCCAGAcacagagtgttttttttttcttgctttatttgttctcaaaaacaaaatcatatctggttaaagaaaaataataaacttgCGCAGAAAGGTATCACACTATAGCATTTACAAATATCTAAAGAAGTTTAGTGGATGCCATACAACATCTGTGGAGCGTGAAGATTTTAGTACATAGATGTTTGGCAGAGACAGAAGTACATACAAATATCTCCTGTGagtaatgaagaaaaatgataaTACAAAAGAATAAAATCATAGCCATCtatctatttatatatatatttctctaTATAGTATGTGTTTCCTTAGAGCAGTACATGCAGCAGCCACTTAATGGAGTGACGTCATACTGAGCCGCAAAACTCTGGGGATGTGGCAACAAGTTACAGGCAGGGCAGGGAAACCAACAGAAGCAGACCTTGAGGCATGTGTGCGCCCCTTTTTCAAAACCTCCTGAGAGAGGATTGGTGGGATATAGTTCTGGGATGGGAATCCTCAGATGCCCATATTCTTATCAAATTTCAGTTTCTAATGTAGAGACAATCTAGTCTACGCTACATTTACAGCGTACATAAAAGCTAATATGTGACTCAACTATCCTAAACAATCAGCAGGAAAACTTATCTTGTAGATGGAGAGGGAGGGCCAGCCCATGGCACCTGTCTCCTCACTCTATCCCAGTCCTCCAGGGTCCCTGTAATCAGCCTCATCCCACCTGGTCCCCTCTCATTAGTGGCTATAAACAAGAAATGAACCACATAGTGTATTATTCACAAGTTAAAAGCGCTGAACCGTTTTGCACTTAAGAAACTTAAGAGTTCAGGGCATAGACCCCCTCCCCGACTGGGTTTCCCCAGGCCTCATCCACATTACTCCATGCTGCTTTCAGCAGCATACCACAATGTTCAGAACAGGCCACTCCCAGGACTGATCCTGGGCAGGGGGTTAGAATGGGGCTTAGGGTCAGTGTTTGAGGGTAAATGGTGATGGGTATGTCAAGCAAAAACCATTTAAAgctatgaagaagaaaaaaaaatgagtatgTTCTAATGAATCTCctcagaaaatgaatgaaaacataacATGTTTACAAACTTCATTGTCACAAAAAAAGGCGGTTTGGACAGGAGAAGATGGCTCCTGGCAGCATGGGGCAAGTACAAGCAGGTGAGTATTTGTAAACTCAAGGTATTGGGTAAGGACTGGTTGCTACCAAACATTCAAAGCAGAAAGCATTAGGCTTTTGCTGCAGCTGGGGGAAAAGATGGTGTTATCAAAGACTCTCCTGATGAACTAAGTTTCCATCAGAGTCCACTGACTCAGCGTGGAGTCATGCGCCAGCTCCGCTGGACTCTCCCCTCGGTGATACTCAGGAAATGTGAGGTGTCTTCTCTCCATCTTTCCAGTGTTCTCTGTATTCCTCAGTTGGGGTTCTGGCAGGAGATGTGTTCTTTCAATGCAGTGAGCAAATACAGA
The sequence above is a segment of the Archocentrus centrarchus isolate MPI-CPG fArcCen1 chromosome 10, fArcCen1, whole genome shotgun sequence genome. Coding sequences within it:
- the LOC115787510 gene encoding uncharacterized protein LOC115787510, translating into MADLPPARLRLMKPPFFSTGVDCFGPLTVQVGRRHEKRWGILFKCLTTRAVHLDVLSGLDTDSFLMALRRFIARRGKPAELLSDQGTNFRGGERELKDAFKAMHPTLQDHLAKYQIQFQFNPPNAPHFGGIWEREVRSVKAALYATIRPQPIPEEVLRTVLIEIEGILNSKPLGYVSTDVADVDPVTPNLLLMGRPDPSLPQAVYTDTEMLSRRRWRHTQVLADQFWTHFIRHYLSTLQPRSKWHKDTSQLKLGTIVMVVDPQLPRALWPLGRVTEVIPGTDGRVRTAVVQVKDKTYTRPVARLIALPDIPDMDPISPLSSDKFDSTNLGRL